The genomic stretch CGACTGAGGCGAGCAGTTCGATCGCGTTGCGGCCGCTAGCGATCCCATAGGTGCGAGTGACCACGCCCACCGTGGCTGGCGCGTCCAGCGCGTCCAGGAGAGGTGAGATGGTCGCCGCCAGCTCACGGGGCACCGCTGACATTCCGCTGACACGGGCCCCCCGCTGACACTGGCGGGGGGCCTTTCCATGCCCCCTACCAGCACGTTTACAGTGGAGCTGAGGGGATTCGAACCCCTGACCCCCTGGTTGCAAACCAGGCGCTCTAACCAGCTGAGCTACAGCCCCGCGGTGACCACCCTAGGCAGCTCGCGGCGGCGGCTGCGACGTGGCGCGCGCTGCCGACTAGTGGGTGCCGACCGCCGCGCGCAGCGACTCGCGGAGCGACTTCGTCGTCGCGAGCACCGCCGTCGGCTCGTAGCCGCAGTGCGCCATGCAGTTGTCGCAGCGCTCGTCGTTGCCGCGCCCGTACTTCGACCAGTCGGTGGTCTCGAGGAGTTCCTTGTAGCTCGAGGCGTAGCCATCGCTCATCAGGTAGCAGGGGCGCTGCCAGCCGAAGATCGAGTAGCTGGGGATCCCCCACGGGGTGCACTGGTAGTCCTCCTTGCCCTCGAGGAAGTCGAGGAACAACGGCGTGTGGTTGAGGCGCCAGCGCTTGCGGTGACCCTCGGAGAAGGCCTCGGCGAAGAGCGCCTGGGTCTCCTTCACGCCGAGGAAGTGGTCCTGGTCCGGCGCCTTCTCGTAGGCGTAGGCGGGCGAGATCATCATCGCGTCGACCTTCAGGTCGTCGTTCAGGAAGTCGAGCACCGAGCGGATCGTCTTCGGCGAGTCGTTGGAGAAGAAGGTGGAGTTCGTCGTCACCCGGAAGCCCTTGGCCTTGGCCTCGCGGATCGCGGCGACCGCCTCCTCGAAGACGCCCTCGCGGTCGACGGCCGCGTCGTGGCGCTCCTGCAGGCCGTCGAGGTGGACGACGAAGGAGAAGTAGGGGGAGGGCTTGAAGCGGTCGATCTTGCGCCGCAGCAGCACGGCGTTGGTGCAGAGGTAGACGAAGCGCTTGCGCGCGATCAGCCCCTCGACGATCTCCTCGATCTGGGGGTGCAGC from Acidimicrobiales bacterium encodes the following:
- the hpnH gene encoding adenosyl-hopene transferase HpnH, whose amino-acid sequence is MSIPLRQNLRMATYLLSRRLRRTEKYPLIVELEPLYVCNLACPGCGKIQYPTEILRKRVSPEDAFAAIEECGAPMVSIAGGEPLLHPQIEEIVEGLIARKRFVYLCTNAVLLRRKIDRFKPSPYFSFVVHLDGLQERHDAAVDREGVFEEAVAAIREAKAKGFRVTTNSTFFSNDSPKTIRSVLDFLNDDLKVDAMMISPAYAYEKAPDQDHFLGVKETQALFAEAFSEGHRKRWRLNHTPLFLDFLEGKEDYQCTPWGIPSYSIFGWQRPCYLMSDGYASSYKELLETTDWSKYGRGNDERCDNCMAHCGYEPTAVLATTKSLRESLRAAVGTH